One Aphelocoma coerulescens isolate FSJ_1873_10779 chromosome 4A, UR_Acoe_1.0, whole genome shotgun sequence DNA window includes the following coding sequences:
- the SLC7A3 gene encoding cationic amino acid transporter 3 isoform X2, with amino-acid sequence MLGEKMTSFGKKLIRRRTVDLSSNDTHFARCLTTLDLVSLGVGSTLGAGVYVLAGEVAKEMAGPSIILSFLVAAFSSVLAGLCYAEFGARVPKAGSAYLYSYVTVGEIWAFIAGWNLILSYVIGTASVARAWSAAFDNIIGNHISTFFANKTTMHLPGVLAERPDFFAVILISLLTLLLAFGVSESALVNKIFTAVNLLVLSFVIIAGFIKGDIKNWQLSENCVNCSQSDSPDDMKKAFGSGGFFPFGLEGTLTGAATCFYAFVGFDCIATTGEEARNPQRSIPIGIIVSLFICFVFYCLVSASLTLMVPYFLLNKNSPLPEAFKAVGWEPARYAVAVGSLCALSTSLLGSMFPMPRVIHAMAEDRLLFKFLSQIHSRTKTPLIATIVSGFFAAVLAFLLDLKDLVDLMSIGTLLAYSLVAVCVLILRYQPRQPNSPQAMEMLELNGNEEERVIMNPTIAAARAQHMETLSLAMLFNPPGDTPTALSGRIVYFCVAVIATLITVICVVLTLNMAALKDANVGCVVALVLLLVALLIVTIIIWRQPQSNARLNFKVPFLPLLPIFSIFINILLMVQLSPGTWARFAICMVGGFVIYFTYGIWNSVEGKNAEKACAAVEKPLQQPGLDLSPGAAAV; translated from the exons ATGTTGGGCGAAAAAATGACCAGTTTTGGGAAGAAGCTGATCCGCCGGCGCACGGTGGACCTGAGCTCCAATGACACACATTTTGCTCGCTGCCTCACCACTTTGGACCTTGTATCCCTTGGTGTGGGCAGCACGCTAGGGGCTGGTGTGTATGTGCTGGCCGGGGAGGTAGCCAAGGAGATGGCTGGTCCCTCCATCATCCTCTCCTTCCTGGTGGCTGCTTTCTCATCGGTACTGGCTGGACTCTGCTATGCAGAGTTTGGGGCCCGTGTCCCCAAGGCCGGCTCTGCCTACCTCTACAGCTACGTCACCGTTGGTGAGATCTGGGCTTTTATAGCCGGGTGGAACCTCATTCTCTCCTATGTGATAG GTACGGCCAGTGTGGCTCGAGCCTGGAGTGCAGCCTTTGACAACATCATCGGCAACCACATCTCCACCTTCTTCGCCAACAAGACCACAATGCACCTGCCGGGAGTGCTGGCTGAGCGTCCAGACTTCTTTGCTGTAATCCTGATTTCGCTGCTTACTT TACTGCTGGCCTTTGGTGTCAGCGAATCTGCCCTCGTGAACAAAATCTTCACGGCGGTGAACCTGTTGGTGCTGAGCTTTGTCATCATTGCTGGCTTCATCAAGGGAGACATCAAGAACTGGCAGCTTTCAGAGAACTGTGTCAACTGCTCGCAGTCAGACTCACCAGATGACAT gaaaaaagcttttggctctggtgggtttttcccctttGGACTGGAAGGGACCCTGACTGGTGCTGCCACCTGTTTCTATGCCTTTGTgggctttgactgcattgccacCACAG GGGAGGAAGCCAGGAACCCACAGCGCTCGATCCCCATTGGCATCATTGTGTCCCTCTTCATCTGCTTTGTGTTTTATTGCTTGGTCTCTGCATCCCTGACTCTCATGGTGCCCTACTTCCTCCTGAACAAGAACAGCCCTCTGCCTGAGGCTTTCAAGGCAGTAGGCTGGGAGCCCGCCCGCTACGCTGTTGCTGTTGGGTCACTCTGTGCCCTCTCCACCAG CTTGCTGGGCTCTATGTTTCCCATGCCCCGAGTGATCCATGCCATGGCAGAGGACAGGCTGCTCTTCAAGTTCCTCTCCCAGATCCACAGTCGGACAAAGACCCCTCTGATAGCCACCATCGTCTCAGGGTTCTTTGCAG CGGTGTTGGCCTTCCTGCTTGACCTGAAGGACCTGGTGGACCTCATGTCGATCGGCACGCTGCTGGCCTACTCCCTGGTGGCGGTGTGCGTGCTCATCCTCCG GTACCAGCCCAGACAGCCGAACTCCCCGCAGGCCATGGAAATGCTGGAGCTGAATGGGAACGAGGAGGAGAGAGTGATCATGAACCCGACCATCGCTGCTGCCCGTGCCCAGCACATGGAGACGTTGTCCCTGGCGATGCTGTTCAAcccacctggggacacccccactGCGCTCTCAGGGCGCATTGTTTATTTCTGTGTGGCGGTCATTG CCACACTGATCACAGTCATCTGCGTGGTCCTGACCCTCAATATGGCCGCGCTGAAGGATGCCAACGTGGGCTGTGTTGTGGCTCTGGTGCTGCTCCTCGTGGCTCTGCTCATTGTCACCATCATCATTTGGAGGCAGCCACAGAGCAACGCACGGTTAAACTTCAAA GTACCTTTCCTACCACTCCTGCCAATCTTCAGCATCTTCATTAACATCCTGCTGATGGTGCAGCTGAGTCCCGGCACCTGGGCGCGGTTTGCCATCTGTATGGTTGGGG GTTTTGTTATTTACTTCACCTACGGGATTTGGAACAGTGTGGAAGGGAAAAACGCAGAAAAAGCCTGTGCCGCAGTAGAAAAgcctctgcagcagcctggaCTGGACctcagccctggggctgctgcagtcTGA
- the SLC7A3 gene encoding cationic amino acid transporter 3 isoform X1, with translation MCWAEGVPNCQAWETVGKLWDMTMGSMVETTKGLSNDHFPLWTHWVHPWLTVLVQGLCRQGMCSPTVPWRVPQPWSLASQCDRSVVPMGELGAGSCGHHCLYCPLQCQSCCLKDTELHVSLLLQGFWPSELHQGEGKMLGEKMTSFGKKLIRRRTVDLSSNDTHFARCLTTLDLVSLGVGSTLGAGVYVLAGEVAKEMAGPSIILSFLVAAFSSVLAGLCYAEFGARVPKAGSAYLYSYVTVGEIWAFIAGWNLILSYVIGTASVARAWSAAFDNIIGNHISTFFANKTTMHLPGVLAERPDFFAVILISLLTLLLAFGVSESALVNKIFTAVNLLVLSFVIIAGFIKGDIKNWQLSENCVNCSQSDSPDDMKKAFGSGGFFPFGLEGTLTGAATCFYAFVGFDCIATTGEEARNPQRSIPIGIIVSLFICFVFYCLVSASLTLMVPYFLLNKNSPLPEAFKAVGWEPARYAVAVGSLCALSTSLLGSMFPMPRVIHAMAEDRLLFKFLSQIHSRTKTPLIATIVSGFFAAVLAFLLDLKDLVDLMSIGTLLAYSLVAVCVLILRYQPRQPNSPQAMEMLELNGNEEERVIMNPTIAAARAQHMETLSLAMLFNPPGDTPTALSGRIVYFCVAVIATLITVICVVLTLNMAALKDANVGCVVALVLLLVALLIVTIIIWRQPQSNARLNFKVPFLPLLPIFSIFINILLMVQLSPGTWARFAICMVGGFVIYFTYGIWNSVEGKNAEKACAAVEKPLQQPGLDLSPGAAAV, from the exons ATGTGTTGGGCTGAAGGGGTTCCAAATTGCCAAGCCTGGGAAACAGTGGGCAAGCTCTGGGACATGACTATGGGCTCCATGGTTGAGACCACAAAGGGCTTGAGCAATGACCATTTCCCACTATGGACCCACTGGGTTCATCCCTGGCTCACTGTCCTGgtgcaggggctgtgcaggcagGGTATGTGCAGCCCCACAGTGCCTTGGAGGGTGCCACAACCATGGTCTCTGGCCAGCCAGTGTGACAGGAGCGTGGTGCCGAtgggtgagctgggagcaggctcCTGTGGGCATCATTGCCTGTACTGCCCCTTGCAGTGTCAGTCCTGCTGCCTGAAGGACACTGAGCTTCACGTTTCTCTTCTCTTGCAGGGCTTTTGGCCATCTGAGCTTCACCAAGGAGAGGGCAAGATGTTGGGCGAAAAAATGACCAGTTTTGGGAAGAAGCTGATCCGCCGGCGCACGGTGGACCTGAGCTCCAATGACACACATTTTGCTCGCTGCCTCACCACTTTGGACCTTGTATCCCTTGGTGTGGGCAGCACGCTAGGGGCTGGTGTGTATGTGCTGGCCGGGGAGGTAGCCAAGGAGATGGCTGGTCCCTCCATCATCCTCTCCTTCCTGGTGGCTGCTTTCTCATCGGTACTGGCTGGACTCTGCTATGCAGAGTTTGGGGCCCGTGTCCCCAAGGCCGGCTCTGCCTACCTCTACAGCTACGTCACCGTTGGTGAGATCTGGGCTTTTATAGCCGGGTGGAACCTCATTCTCTCCTATGTGATAG GTACGGCCAGTGTGGCTCGAGCCTGGAGTGCAGCCTTTGACAACATCATCGGCAACCACATCTCCACCTTCTTCGCCAACAAGACCACAATGCACCTGCCGGGAGTGCTGGCTGAGCGTCCAGACTTCTTTGCTGTAATCCTGATTTCGCTGCTTACTT TACTGCTGGCCTTTGGTGTCAGCGAATCTGCCCTCGTGAACAAAATCTTCACGGCGGTGAACCTGTTGGTGCTGAGCTTTGTCATCATTGCTGGCTTCATCAAGGGAGACATCAAGAACTGGCAGCTTTCAGAGAACTGTGTCAACTGCTCGCAGTCAGACTCACCAGATGACAT gaaaaaagcttttggctctggtgggtttttcccctttGGACTGGAAGGGACCCTGACTGGTGCTGCCACCTGTTTCTATGCCTTTGTgggctttgactgcattgccacCACAG GGGAGGAAGCCAGGAACCCACAGCGCTCGATCCCCATTGGCATCATTGTGTCCCTCTTCATCTGCTTTGTGTTTTATTGCTTGGTCTCTGCATCCCTGACTCTCATGGTGCCCTACTTCCTCCTGAACAAGAACAGCCCTCTGCCTGAGGCTTTCAAGGCAGTAGGCTGGGAGCCCGCCCGCTACGCTGTTGCTGTTGGGTCACTCTGTGCCCTCTCCACCAG CTTGCTGGGCTCTATGTTTCCCATGCCCCGAGTGATCCATGCCATGGCAGAGGACAGGCTGCTCTTCAAGTTCCTCTCCCAGATCCACAGTCGGACAAAGACCCCTCTGATAGCCACCATCGTCTCAGGGTTCTTTGCAG CGGTGTTGGCCTTCCTGCTTGACCTGAAGGACCTGGTGGACCTCATGTCGATCGGCACGCTGCTGGCCTACTCCCTGGTGGCGGTGTGCGTGCTCATCCTCCG GTACCAGCCCAGACAGCCGAACTCCCCGCAGGCCATGGAAATGCTGGAGCTGAATGGGAACGAGGAGGAGAGAGTGATCATGAACCCGACCATCGCTGCTGCCCGTGCCCAGCACATGGAGACGTTGTCCCTGGCGATGCTGTTCAAcccacctggggacacccccactGCGCTCTCAGGGCGCATTGTTTATTTCTGTGTGGCGGTCATTG CCACACTGATCACAGTCATCTGCGTGGTCCTGACCCTCAATATGGCCGCGCTGAAGGATGCCAACGTGGGCTGTGTTGTGGCTCTGGTGCTGCTCCTCGTGGCTCTGCTCATTGTCACCATCATCATTTGGAGGCAGCCACAGAGCAACGCACGGTTAAACTTCAAA GTACCTTTCCTACCACTCCTGCCAATCTTCAGCATCTTCATTAACATCCTGCTGATGGTGCAGCTGAGTCCCGGCACCTGGGCGCGGTTTGCCATCTGTATGGTTGGGG GTTTTGTTATTTACTTCACCTACGGGATTTGGAACAGTGTGGAAGGGAAAAACGCAGAAAAAGCCTGTGCCGCAGTAGAAAAgcctctgcagcagcctggaCTGGACctcagccctggggctgctgcagtcTGA
- the SNX12 gene encoding sorting nexin-12 isoform X1, producing the protein MMGLRPVLLVTTSRNQVPGPHTPRAVQRPRLATPQTLIGGLPVRVSWSRASVSSRAPSAAASASGSAPSRGGPAGAARARRSNAGNKPAMQVPGRAKRARRAEYPLRLCRSRPRGGAVRDVAERPRTLDNYRFMQTLRGRRAATNLPIFKLKESCVRRRYSDFEWLKNELERDSKIVVPPLPGKALKRQLPFRGDEGIFEESFIEERRQGLEQFINKIAGHPLAQNERCLHMFLQEETIDRNYVPGKVRQ; encoded by the exons ATGATGGGTCTGCGTCCCGTTCTGCTCGTCACAACCAGCCGCAACCAGGTTCCGGGGCCTCACACTCCCCGCGCTGTACAGCGCCCGAGGCTGGCTACACCCCAGACGCTGATTGGCGGACTCCCTGTGCGCGTTTCTTGGTCCCGAGCCTCTGTTTCCAGCCGAGCGCCCAGTGCGGCCGCCTCAGCTTCGGGCTCTGCCCCGTCccgcgggggcccggccggGGCAGCTCGGGCGAGGCGGAGCAACGCCGGGAACAAGCCTGCCATGCAGGTTCCGGGGCGGGCCAAGCGAGCCCGGCGGGCTGAATACCCGCTGCGCTTGTGTAGGAGTCGGCCGCGCGGCGGCGCTGTCAGAGACGTAGCTGAGCGGCCCCGAACCCTGGATAACTACCGCTTTATGCAGACGCTGCGCGGGCGCCGTGCTGCG ACAAACCTCCCCATCTTCAAATTGAAGGAGTCATGTGTGAGGAGACGATACAGCGACTTTGAGTGGCTGAAGAATGAGCTGGAACGAGACAGTAAG ATTGTAGTGCCACCACTGCCTGGAAAAGCTTTGAAACGACAGCTTCCCTTCCGGGGAGATGAAGGCATCTTTGAGGAATCTTTCATCGAGGAGCGGAGACAGGGCCTAGAACAGTTTATTAACAA AATTGCTGGACACCCACTGGCACAGAATGAGCGCTGCTTACATATGTTCCTGCAAGAGGAGACTATTGATAGGAATTACGTCCCAGGGAAAGTGCGCCAGTAG
- the SNX12 gene encoding sorting nexin-12 isoform X2, translating to MSEAAVADTRRLNAKPQDLTDAYGPPSNFLEIDIFNPQTVGMGRARYTSYELRMRTNLPIFKLKESCVRRRYSDFEWLKNELERDSKIVVPPLPGKALKRQLPFRGDEGIFEESFIEERRQGLEQFINKIAGHPLAQNERCLHMFLQEETIDRNYVPGKVRQ from the exons ATGTCGGAGGCGGCGGTGGCGGACACCCGGCGCCTCAACGCGAAGCCGCAGGACCTCACGGACGCGTACGGGCCGCCCAGCAACTTCCTCGAGATCGACATCTTCAACCCACAGACCGTGGGCATGGGCCGCGCCAGATACACTAGCTACGAGCTCCGCATGCGG ACAAACCTCCCCATCTTCAAATTGAAGGAGTCATGTGTGAGGAGACGATACAGCGACTTTGAGTGGCTGAAGAATGAGCTGGAACGAGACAGTAAG ATTGTAGTGCCACCACTGCCTGGAAAAGCTTTGAAACGACAGCTTCCCTTCCGGGGAGATGAAGGCATCTTTGAGGAATCTTTCATCGAGGAGCGGAGACAGGGCCTAGAACAGTTTATTAACAA AATTGCTGGACACCCACTGGCACAGAATGAGCGCTGCTTACATATGTTCCTGCAAGAGGAGACTATTGATAGGAATTACGTCCCAGGGAAAGTGCGCCAGTAG